The Arachis hypogaea cultivar Tifrunner chromosome 19, arahy.Tifrunner.gnm2.J5K5, whole genome shotgun sequence genome has a window encoding:
- the LOC112775474 gene encoding benzyl alcohol O-benzoyltransferase: MAFSQTLEHESPSLVFTVHRKQPELVAPCKATPHEIKLLSDIDSQAGLRAQIPIIQFYCSEPSMEGKDPVEIIRNAIAQALVFYYPLAGRLRERPDGKLMVDCNEEGIMFIEADAGVTLDQFGDALEPPFPCFEELLYDVPGSEGVIDTPLLLIQVTRLKCGGFIFGLRFNHAMIDGVGIVTFMYTLSAFSHGAQDPPFTPIWRRELLTARDTPRVTCPHPEYDQLTDLNVTTLPTDLQQHSFFFGDSEVSTLRSLLPESLSSATTFQILTAFVWQCRTKALRFNPNDYVRMMCITDGRAKFNPPIPNSYYGNCLVLPAAVTTAGKLTEGTLGYPVGLIKEAIEKVDEEYIHSVADFMVTNGRPLFTTVRSCVVLDTTYAGFRGVDFGWGKALYGGLAKPGAGAFPAVNFHVPSQNEKGEEGILVLTCLPTQALKAFAKVMDEVLESNQTN, from the exons ATGGCCTTTTCTCAAACCCTAGAACATGAATCTCCCTCTCTGGTCTTCACAGTCCACAGAAAACAACCAGAGTTAGTAGCTCCTTGTAAGGCCACACCCCATGAAATCAAGCTTCTATCCGACATTGATTCGCAAGCCGGCCTTCGCGCCCAAATTCCGATCATACAATTCTACTGTAGTGAGCCTTCAATGGAAGGAAAAGACCCAGTTGAAATCATTAGGAATGCAATTGCACAAGCACTTGTGTTCTATTATCCACTTGCTGGTAGGCTTAGGGAAAGGCCTGATGGAAAACTCATGGTGGATTGTAATGAAGAAGGAATTATGTTCATTGAAGCTGATGCTGGTGTCACACTTGATCAGTTTGGTGATGCTCTTGAACCTCCATTTCCATGCTTTGAAGAGCTCCTCTATGATGTTCCCGGTTCAGAAGGAGTTATTGATACTCCCCTTCTTCTTATTCAG GTGACTCGTCTGAAGTGCGGCGGTTTCATCTTCGGCCTCCGCTTCAACCATGCCATGATCGACGGCGTCGGCATCGTAACGTTCATGTACACCCTCTCCGCCTTCAGCCACGGCGCACAAGACCCTCCCTTCACCCCAATTTGGCGCAGGGAACTCCTAACGGCACGTGACACCCCTCGCGTCACGTGCCCCCACCCGGAATACGACCAGCTCACAGACCTAAACGTAACTACCCTCCCCACCGATCTCCAGCAACATTCCTTCTTCTTCGGAGATTCCGAGGTATCAACCCTCCGATCCCTCCTCCCGGAAAGCCTCTCCAGTGCAACCACCTTCCAAATACTCACCGCATTCGTATGGCAATGCCGAACCAAAGCATTGCGTTTCAACCCAAACGACTACGTTAGAATGATGTGCATAACCGATGGGCGCGCGAAGTTTAACCCTCCCATTCCAAACAGTTACTACGGTAACTGCTTGGTGCTCCCGGCAGCAGTTACAACCGCCGGGAAGCTGACCGAGGGCACGCTTGGATACCCCGTGGGGCTTATAAAAGAGGCAATTGAGAAGGTTGACGAAGAGTATATACATTCTGTGGCGGATTTTATGGTTACAAATGGGAGGCCTTTGTTTACTACAGTAAGGTCTTGCGTTGTGTTGGATACTACTTATGCTGGGTTCAGAGGCGTGGATTTTGGGTGGGGTAAGGCTTTGTACGGAGGGTTAGCGAAACCTGGTGCTGGTGCATTTCCTGCggtgaattttcatgttcctaGCCAGAatgagaagggagaagaaggtaTATTGGTTCTGACTTGTTTGCCTACTCAGGCTTTGAAGGCTTTTGCCAAAGTCATGGATGAGGTGCTTGAGAGTaaccaaacaaattaa